One Prosthecodimorpha staleyi DNA window includes the following coding sequences:
- a CDS encoding FAD/NAD(P)-dependent oxidoreductase, producing the protein MTAGTAPQVAADGETVDLAIVGAGPAGMAAAIRAAELGLAVVVFDDQPAPGGQIYRNVAHPPPLPRHVLGPDYHAGAALVARFLASGAEYRPSSVVWHVAEGSLSHTGPDGGGTLAARRILIATGAMERPFPVPGWTLPGVMTAGAAQIMLKASATVVDDAVFAGSGPLLYLVVAQYLRAGIRIRALLDTTPRGARRRALARLGSAWSGRTTLAKGLGLLAEIRRAGVTVHRHVADLAAVGTDRLDAVTWRSGSVRHRLDCATLFLHQGIVPNVNTAMAVGCSHRWDEGQLCWRPTLDAAGRSSVPGVMVAGDGGGIAGAVAAALSGEIAAIAAASDLGRIDGATRDRLLGPLESRRRRDMAVRPFLETLYRPADADRIPSRDETLVCRCEEVDRGTLADIVRRGCPGPNQIKAFSRCGMGPCQGRLCGHTVTELFADLTGRSPDEVGHYRIRMPIKPVTLGDIAGP; encoded by the coding sequence ATGACGGCCGGCACCGCACCGCAGGTCGCCGCCGACGGCGAGACCGTCGATCTGGCCATCGTCGGCGCGGGGCCGGCCGGCATGGCCGCCGCCATCCGGGCCGCCGAACTCGGTCTGGCGGTGGTCGTGTTCGACGACCAGCCGGCGCCCGGCGGCCAGATCTACCGCAATGTCGCCCATCCCCCGCCCCTGCCGCGGCATGTTCTCGGGCCGGACTATCACGCCGGGGCCGCCCTGGTCGCCCGGTTCCTCGCATCCGGCGCCGAATATCGGCCGTCGAGCGTGGTCTGGCACGTTGCGGAGGGCAGCCTTTCCCATACCGGGCCGGACGGCGGCGGGACGCTCGCCGCCCGCCGCATCCTGATCGCCACCGGTGCCATGGAACGTCCCTTCCCCGTCCCGGGCTGGACTCTTCCCGGCGTGATGACCGCGGGCGCCGCTCAGATCATGTTGAAGGCTTCGGCGACGGTGGTCGACGACGCCGTCTTCGCCGGCAGCGGTCCGCTGCTCTATCTCGTCGTCGCGCAGTATCTGAGAGCCGGCATTCGCATCCGCGCCCTGCTCGATACCACGCCGAGGGGCGCTCGGCGGCGCGCTTTGGCCCGGCTCGGTTCGGCCTGGTCCGGCCGCACGACCCTCGCCAAGGGGCTCGGCCTTTTGGCCGAAATCCGGCGGGCGGGCGTGACGGTCCATCGTCATGTCGCCGATCTGGCGGCCGTCGGCACCGATCGGCTCGACGCCGTGACCTGGCGATCGGGCTCGGTCCGCCATCGCCTCGACTGCGCGACGCTGTTCCTGCACCAGGGCATCGTGCCGAACGTCAACACAGCCATGGCGGTCGGCTGCAGCCATCGCTGGGACGAGGGCCAGTTGTGCTGGCGTCCGACGCTCGATGCGGCCGGCCGCAGCAGCGTCCCCGGCGTGATGGTCGCCGGCGACGGCGGCGGCATTGCGGGCGCCGTGGCAGCTGCATTGTCCGGCGAGATCGCCGCCATCGCGGCCGCATCCGATCTCGGCCGGATCGACGGCGCCACCCGCGACCGGCTGCTCGGCCCTCTGGAAAGCCGGCGGCGGCGCGACATGGCCGTCCGGCCGTTCCTCGAGACGCTCTATCGGCCGGCCGACGCCGACCGCATCCCGTCGCGGGACGAGACCCTGGTCTGCCGCTGCGAGGAGGTCGACCGCGGCACCCTCGCCGACATCGTGCGTCGCGGCTGTCCGGGCCCGAACCAGATCAAGGCCTTCAGCCGCTGCGGCATGGGGCCGTGCCAAGGCCGGCTGTGCGGCCACACCGTGACGGAACTGTTCGCCGACCTGACCGGGCGGTCCCCCGACGAGGTCGGCCACTACCGCATCCGCATGCCGATCAAGCCGGTCACGCTCGGCGATATCGCCGGTCCGTGA
- a CDS encoding beta-ketoacyl-ACP synthase III — MIRTVIRGVGAYLPAEILTNDDLTRIVETSDDWIVERTGIRERRRAAPEETTSVLATRAAEAALAQAGLVPADIDLVVVATATPDYTFPATATQVQAALGITRGFAYDIQAVCSGFVYALATVDAQIKAGLATRALVIGAETFSRILDWTDRTTCVLFGDGAGAVVVEASEQPGTMADRGLLTAHLRSDGRHREKLYVDGGPSTTQTAGHLRMEGREVFKHAVGMITDVIRDSFAATGDSADTIDWFVPHQANRRIIDASAKKLGIAPEKVVVTVDRHGNTSAASIPLALDQAVRDGRLKAGQLVLLEAMGGGFTWGACLIRW; from the coding sequence GTGATTCGCACCGTGATCCGCGGCGTCGGCGCCTATCTGCCCGCCGAGATCCTGACCAATGACGACCTGACCCGCATCGTCGAGACCAGCGACGACTGGATCGTCGAGCGGACCGGCATCCGGGAACGCCGTCGCGCCGCGCCGGAGGAGACCACTTCGGTGCTGGCGACCCGTGCGGCGGAAGCCGCGCTCGCCCAGGCGGGTCTCGTCCCTGCCGACATCGATCTCGTCGTGGTCGCCACGGCGACGCCGGACTACACCTTCCCGGCGACCGCCACCCAGGTGCAGGCCGCGCTCGGCATCACCCGCGGCTTTGCCTACGACATCCAGGCGGTCTGCTCGGGCTTCGTCTATGCGCTGGCGACCGTCGACGCGCAGATCAAGGCGGGCCTTGCGACCCGCGCGCTGGTCATCGGCGCGGAGACCTTCTCGCGCATCCTGGACTGGACCGACCGGACGACCTGCGTGCTGTTCGGCGACGGTGCCGGCGCGGTGGTGGTCGAGGCCTCCGAGCAGCCCGGCACCATGGCCGATCGCGGCCTGCTGACGGCGCATCTGCGCTCTGACGGCCGTCACCGGGAGAAGCTCTATGTCGACGGCGGTCCGTCGACCACCCAGACCGCCGGCCATCTGCGCATGGAAGGCCGCGAGGTGTTCAAGCACGCGGTCGGCATGATTACCGACGTGATCCGCGACAGCTTCGCGGCGACCGGCGACAGCGCCGACACGATCGATTGGTTCGTTCCCCATCAGGCAAATCGCCGCATCATTGATGCAAGTGCGAAGAAGCTCGGCATCGCCCCCGAGAAGGTCGTGGTCACGGTCGATCGCCACGGCAACACCTCGGCGGCGTCGATCCCGCTGGCGCTCGATCAGGCGGTGCGCGACGGCCGGCTGAAGGCCGGACAACTGGTCCTTCTGGAGGCGATGGGCGGCGGCTTCACCTGGGGAGCCTGTCTGATCCGCTGGTGA
- a CDS encoding cystathionine beta-lyase: MNGPKGPNTRLAHLGNRPHDFHGFVNPPVVRASTVLFPDAETLTSRRQKYTYGTQGTPTTDALADAVNELEGSAGTIFVPSGLAAVTVPLLAFLSAGDHLLIVDSVYGPTRRFANAMLARFGVEVDYYDAALGAGIAGLLKPNTKVVFTESPGSNTFELQDIDAVAAAAHEAGAIVMMDNTWATPLYFRPLDHGVDISIHAATKYPAGHSDILFGMVSANAACWPRLKDAQTNLGTCVSSDEAYQVLRGLRTMGVRLDRHRDSALAIASWLESLPQVDCVLHPGLPSHPQHALFRRDFAGASGIFSFVLKSGGAAEAAAFLNALEIFGLGFSWGGYESLAVPVNLDDRTIRRPYAGPVIRLQIGLEDVADLRADLEKGFRALS; encoded by the coding sequence ATGAACGGCCCCAAAGGACCCAATACCCGCCTCGCCCATCTCGGCAACCGGCCGCACGATTTTCACGGCTTCGTCAACCCGCCGGTCGTCAGGGCCTCGACCGTACTCTTCCCCGATGCCGAGACGCTGACCTCAAGGCGTCAGAAATACACCTACGGCACCCAAGGCACCCCGACCACCGACGCGCTCGCCGATGCGGTCAACGAACTGGAAGGCTCCGCCGGAACCATCTTCGTGCCCTCGGGCCTGGCCGCCGTGACGGTGCCGCTGCTCGCCTTCCTGTCGGCCGGCGACCATCTGCTGATCGTCGATTCCGTCTACGGCCCGACGCGGCGCTTCGCCAATGCGATGCTGGCCCGCTTCGGCGTGGAGGTCGATTATTACGACGCCGCGCTCGGCGCCGGCATCGCCGGCCTGCTGAAGCCCAATACCAAGGTCGTGTTCACCGAATCGCCCGGCTCGAACACCTTCGAGCTGCAGGACATCGATGCGGTCGCAGCCGCCGCGCACGAGGCCGGCGCCATCGTGATGATGGACAACACCTGGGCGACGCCGCTCTACTTCCGGCCGCTCGACCACGGCGTCGACATCTCGATCCATGCGGCGACCAAGTATCCGGCCGGCCATTCCGACATCCTGTTCGGCATGGTCTCCGCCAATGCCGCCTGCTGGCCGCGGCTCAAGGATGCCCAGACCAATCTCGGCACCTGCGTCAGTTCCGACGAGGCCTATCAGGTCCTGCGCGGCCTCAGGACCATGGGGGTGCGGCTCGACCGGCACCGCGACAGCGCGCTGGCCATCGCGTCCTGGCTGGAGAGCCTGCCGCAGGTCGATTGCGTGCTGCATCCGGGCCTGCCGAGCCATCCCCAGCATGCCCTGTTCCGGCGCGATTTCGCGGGCGCCAGCGGCATCTTCTCCTTCGTGCTGAAGAGCGGCGGCGCCGCCGAAGCAGCCGCCTTCCTGAACGCCCTGGAGATCTTCGGCCTCGGCTTCTCATGGGGCGGCTATGAGAGCCTTGCCGTGCCGGTCAACCTCGACGACCGCACCATCCGTCGGCCCTATGCCGGACCGGTCATCCGCCTCCAGATCGGCCTCGAGGATGTCGCCGACCTGCGCGCCGACCTCGAAAAGGGCTTCCGCGCCCTCAGCTGA
- a CDS encoding RraA family protein gives MSATEDSEAMSALCARLARIPTATLSSQLVKRGLRATYIGGARHLVGSGAICGPAFTVRFIPGREDRTVPESYAWPGALPAAMDAAPPGSVVVIDANGHRGAGTFGDIFAGRLKVRQVRGIVCDGAARDLPGLERVGLPVWADGTCAPPSIGGLTFAGWGDPIGCGGAAVYPGDIIVADRDGALVVPVAVAGEIAAPAEEQDRFETWVQARVEEGRPLVGLYPADAGTLAEYRNHQEGR, from the coding sequence ATGAGCGCGACCGAAGACTCCGAAGCCATGAGCGCACTCTGCGCGCGGCTCGCCCGCATCCCGACCGCAACGCTGTCGAGCCAGCTCGTCAAGCGCGGCCTCAGGGCGACCTATATCGGCGGCGCCCGGCATCTGGTCGGCAGCGGCGCGATCTGCGGCCCGGCCTTCACGGTCCGCTTCATTCCGGGCCGGGAAGACCGCACGGTGCCGGAGAGCTACGCCTGGCCGGGCGCCCTGCCGGCCGCCATGGATGCCGCCCCGCCCGGCAGCGTCGTCGTGATCGATGCCAACGGCCATCGCGGCGCCGGCACCTTCGGCGACATCTTCGCCGGGCGCCTCAAGGTCCGCCAGGTCCGGGGCATCGTCTGCGACGGCGCGGCACGCGACCTGCCGGGACTTGAACGGGTCGGTCTGCCGGTCTGGGCCGACGGCACCTGTGCTCCACCGTCGATCGGCGGCCTGACTTTCGCCGGCTGGGGCGATCCGATCGGCTGCGGCGGCGCCGCGGTCTATCCCGGCGACATCATCGTTGCCGACCGCGACGGCGCCCTGGTCGTGCCCGTCGCCGTCGCCGGCGAGATCGCCGCCCCTGCCGAAGAGCAGGATCGCTTCGAAACCTGGGTCCAGGCCCGTGTCGAGGAGGGTCGCCCGCTGGTCGGCCTTTATCCGGCCGATGCCGGGACCCTCGCGGAATACCGAAACCACCAGGAGGGCCGGTAG
- a CDS encoding YceD family protein, translating into MTSPADPKPILSRIVSIADIPGDGTTVRIVATEAERTALAADLDLPAIHRLEAEVTVKPWSRTGFIMEGRVSADITQTCVVSLEPIEAKVDEAIEVKFAPEAEEESWLKRLAAAAEADPEATGEDPPDFFAGGTLDPGAVAEQQFVLGIDPYPRKPGAAFDAAAYGVAEPDEAKPSPFAALAKLKKD; encoded by the coding sequence ATGACCAGCCCTGCCGACCCCAAACCGATTCTCTCGCGCATCGTGTCGATCGCGGACATTCCCGGCGACGGAACCACGGTCCGGATCGTGGCAACCGAGGCCGAGCGCACCGCGCTGGCCGCCGATCTCGACCTGCCGGCGATCCACCGCCTGGAAGCGGAAGTCACCGTGAAGCCCTGGTCGCGGACCGGCTTCATCATGGAGGGCCGGGTTTCGGCCGACATCACGCAAACCTGCGTCGTGTCGCTGGAGCCGATCGAGGCGAAGGTCGACGAGGCGATCGAGGTGAAATTCGCCCCCGAGGCCGAGGAGGAATCCTGGCTGAAGCGGCTGGCTGCGGCCGCCGAGGCCGATCCGGAGGCGACCGGCGAGGATCCGCCGGATTTCTTCGCGGGCGGAACGCTCGACCCCGGAGCGGTGGCCGAGCAGCAATTCGTGCTCGGCATCGATCCCTATCCGCGCAAGCCCGGGGCTGCTTTCGATGCCGCAGCCTATGGGGTTGCGGAGCCGGACGAGGCCAAGCCGTCGCCATTCGCCGCGCTGGCCAAGCTGAAGAAGGACTGA
- a CDS encoding (2Fe-2S)-binding protein: protein MFRSLTEPTGRLVTVSLDGRSVELPEGDNLAVALLRAGHGPFRTTPAKAAPRQPYCMMGVCFECLAEIDGVPNRQTCQERVVPGQSIRRQDGARSTGSAAAPAPAARGTP, encoded by the coding sequence ATGTTTAGGAGCCTGACCGAACCGACCGGCCGGCTGGTCACGGTCTCCCTCGACGGGCGGAGCGTAGAGCTGCCCGAGGGCGACAATCTCGCCGTGGCGCTGCTGCGCGCCGGGCACGGACCGTTCCGCACCACGCCCGCCAAGGCCGCGCCCCGCCAGCCCTACTGCATGATGGGTGTGTGTTTCGAATGCCTTGCCGAGATCGACGGCGTGCCCAACCGGCAGACCTGCCAGGAGCGGGTGGTCCCGGGCCAGAGTATCCGCCGCCAGGATGGCGCGCGGTCGACCGGGTCGGCGGCCGCGCCCGCTCCCGCCGCGCGAGGGACGCCATGA
- a CDS encoding carboxymuconolactone decarboxylase family protein yields the protein MKPEPLSYDTAPPASQAVFDDIKRTRKVDDVNDFWKYLANDPVTMKRTWESVKEVMQPGALDVLTKEMLYLAVSITNSCTYCIASHSAAAAKAGMSQEMFGELVAVVGMANETNRLVTAYRVPVDKAFGG from the coding sequence GTGAAACCCGAACCGCTTTCCTACGACACAGCACCGCCGGCATCGCAGGCCGTGTTCGACGACATCAAGCGGACCCGCAAGGTCGATGATGTCAACGACTTCTGGAAATACCTCGCCAACGACCCGGTCACGATGAAGCGAACCTGGGAGAGCGTGAAGGAGGTCATGCAGCCGGGTGCGCTCGACGTGCTGACCAAGGAGATGCTCTATCTCGCCGTTTCGATCACCAACAGCTGCACCTATTGCATCGCGAGCCATTCGGCCGCGGCCGCCAAGGCCGGCATGTCGCAGGAGATGTTCGGAGAACTGGTTGCCGTGGTCGGGATGGCGAACGAGACCAACCGCCTGGTCACCGCCTACCGGGTACCGGTCGACAAGGCCTTCGGGGGCTGA
- a CDS encoding TAXI family TRAP transporter solute-binding subunit, with protein MRFASTWKSVRLALAAASLALGTVASASAQTIEWSSGSPGGAWFTQTTGVSAIVMESIPGLNIRVVPGGGKDNPSRIQAGISQIAMGIDFLSKAARDGSDPYKQPMDKVRTLGSTGVAVYFMVYVQADETRSLDKILADPTLKIGVTPQSTSEYLTLQRALAFYGNSAEKIRAGGGKMIVSAYSELIQGFNDGQFDVLWTAGEIPSGIASQVQDGRRKTKLLPFPAELSKDFAARFGYAEATIKNGSFPALQSADLPVTAMGNLYLVSADLPDDLVYKITKAIIDNRARLPNIYQAMKGYDPADAWTMRPVPLHPGAEKAYRDAGFLK; from the coding sequence ATGCGCTTCGCATCGACTTGGAAGTCCGTCCGCCTCGCCCTCGCAGCCGCCAGCCTTGCCTTGGGCACCGTGGCTTCGGCCTCCGCCCAGACCATCGAATGGTCCTCGGGATCGCCGGGCGGCGCGTGGTTCACCCAGACCACCGGGGTCTCGGCCATCGTGATGGAGAGCATCCCGGGCCTGAACATCCGCGTCGTGCCTGGCGGCGGCAAGGACAACCCGAGCCGCATCCAGGCCGGCATCAGTCAGATCGCCATGGGCATCGATTTCCTGTCCAAGGCCGCCCGCGACGGCAGCGATCCCTACAAGCAGCCGATGGACAAGGTCCGCACCCTCGGGTCGACAGGCGTCGCGGTCTACTTCATGGTCTATGTGCAGGCCGACGAGACCCGCTCGCTCGACAAGATCCTGGCCGATCCGACCCTGAAGATCGGCGTCACGCCGCAATCGACATCTGAATATCTGACGCTCCAGCGCGCGCTCGCCTTCTACGGCAACTCGGCCGAGAAGATCCGCGCCGGCGGCGGCAAGATGATCGTGTCCGCCTACAGCGAACTGATCCAGGGCTTCAACGACGGCCAGTTCGATGTGCTGTGGACGGCCGGGGAAATCCCGTCGGGCATCGCCAGCCAGGTTCAGGATGGCCGGCGGAAGACCAAGCTGCTGCCCTTCCCGGCCGAGCTCAGCAAGGATTTTGCGGCCCGCTTCGGCTATGCCGAGGCGACCATCAAGAACGGTTCCTTCCCGGCCCTGCAGAGCGCCGACCTGCCGGTGACGGCGATGGGCAACCTGTATCTGGTCTCCGCCGACCTGCCGGACGACCTCGTCTACAAGATCACCAAGGCGATCATCGACAACCGTGCCCGCCTGCCGAACATCTACCAGGCGATGAAGGGCTACGATCCGGCCGATGCCTGGACGATGCGGCCGGTGCCTCTGCATCCGGGTGCTGAGAAGGCGTATCGCGACGCCGGCTTCCTGAAGTGA
- a CDS encoding NAD(P)/FAD-dependent oxidoreductase: MSHAAFAIVGGGLVGAGIGYGLAKAGHDVLLLDEGDVAFRAARGNFGNVWVQGKGLNSPAYADLSRGAALGWRAFADELEDLSGVPLHFSQNGAFYVCLGADELERRADALMAAEAASRIPSGIERVDRAGVAAVIPEIGEAVAGATFCPLDGMVDPLRLLRALLSGYQRLGGRVQAGGRIARIDGEGRGFVLRDASGIVATADRVVLAAGLGNAGLAPQLGLTAPVRPVRGQVFITEKLRPFMPCGIHFIRQTADGGVICGESSEEAGFDEATTRPVLRNSAAKITAVLPLLRHVRVVRAWGALRVMSPDGLPVYQRSTSHPGAYLASVHSGVTLLPFHAGPFAAALAGDWLAPDLAVPFSPERFHV, encoded by the coding sequence ATGAGCCATGCCGCCTTCGCCATCGTCGGTGGTGGGCTGGTCGGTGCCGGGATCGGCTACGGCTTGGCGAAGGCCGGCCACGACGTGCTGCTGCTCGACGAGGGCGACGTGGCCTTCCGCGCCGCGCGGGGCAATTTCGGCAATGTCTGGGTCCAGGGCAAGGGCTTGAACAGCCCCGCCTATGCGGATCTGAGCCGCGGCGCCGCGCTCGGCTGGCGCGCCTTCGCAGACGAACTCGAAGACCTCTCGGGGGTGCCGCTGCATTTCTCGCAGAACGGCGCCTTCTATGTCTGCCTGGGCGCGGACGAGCTTGAGCGTCGCGCCGACGCGCTCATGGCGGCCGAGGCGGCCAGCCGGATCCCGAGCGGCATCGAGCGGGTCGATCGCGCCGGCGTCGCCGCGGTCATTCCCGAGATTGGCGAAGCGGTCGCCGGCGCCACCTTCTGCCCGCTCGACGGGATGGTCGACCCGCTGCGCCTGCTGCGCGCGCTGCTGTCCGGCTACCAGCGCCTGGGCGGCCGGGTGCAGGCGGGCGGGCGCATCGCGCGGATCGATGGCGAGGGCCGCGGCTTCGTGCTGCGCGACGCCAGCGGCATTGTGGCCACGGCCGACCGGGTCGTGCTGGCGGCCGGGCTCGGCAATGCCGGGCTCGCCCCGCAACTCGGCCTGACGGCGCCGGTCCGTCCGGTGCGCGGCCAGGTGTTCATCACCGAGAAGCTGCGCCCCTTCATGCCCTGCGGGATCCATTTCATCCGCCAGACGGCGGATGGCGGCGTCATCTGCGGCGAATCTTCCGAGGAGGCCGGCTTCGACGAGGCGACCACCCGCCCGGTTCTGCGCAACTCTGCGGCGAAGATCACGGCCGTTCTGCCGCTCCTGCGCCATGTCCGCGTCGTCCGCGCCTGGGGCGCGCTGCGCGTGATGAGTCCGGACGGCCTGCCGGTCTACCAGCGCTCCACCAGCCATCCCGGCGCCTATCTGGCCTCGGTGCACAGCGGCGTGACGCTGCTGCCCTTCCATGCCGGCCCGTTCGCGGCCGCGCTTGCCGGCGACTGGCTCGCACCCGATCTCGCCGTCCCGTTCTCGCCGGAGCGCTTTCATGTTTAG
- a CDS encoding integration host factor subunit alpha, translating into MGGKTVTRADLCEAVYQKVGLSRTESADLVEMVLDEISDCLVRGESVKLSSFGSFLVRQKGERIGRNPKTGEEVPISPRRVMVFKPSNVLKQKINQALAEAE; encoded by the coding sequence ATGGGGGGCAAGACGGTTACCCGGGCCGACCTCTGCGAGGCGGTCTATCAGAAAGTCGGTCTGTCACGGACCGAGTCCGCCGATCTGGTCGAGATGGTTCTGGACGAGATTTCCGATTGCCTTGTCCGGGGCGAGTCGGTGAAACTCTCGTCCTTCGGTTCTTTCCTGGTCCGCCAGAAAGGCGAGCGGATCGGACGAAACCCAAAGACCGGCGAGGAAGTGCCGATTTCTCCCCGTCGTGTGATGGTGTTCAAGCCATCCAACGTTCTCAAACAGAAGATCAACCAGGCGTTGGCGGAAGCCGAGTGA
- the plsX gene encoding phosphate acyltransferase PlsX, translating to MAKPIILSIDAMGGDAGPDMVIPGAALAVERRPDLRFLIYGDTSVIAPLIKAHPRLEAACELIHTDVVVRMDDKPSQALRAGRWKSSMWKAIEAVKTGQAMACVSAGNTGALMAMSRFCLRGLGDVQRPAIAAIWPTTRGESIVLDVGATVGADARQLVDFAVMGAAMASAVFDLERPKVGLLNVGVEEIKGVEQVKDAAKMLRAANLPGLDYAGFVEGDDIGRGTVDVVVTEGFAGNIALKTAEGTAKQIAQYLRQAMTRSLLAKLGYILARSAFDRLREKMDPRKVNGGVFLGLNGIVIKSHGGTDAEGFASAVELGYDMVVNDLMAKIAQGISNYHRAGGSLDLAVAEAGED from the coding sequence ATGGCCAAGCCCATCATTCTATCGATCGACGCCATGGGCGGCGACGCCGGTCCCGACATGGTGATTCCCGGTGCCGCCCTGGCGGTGGAGCGCCGGCCTGACCTGCGTTTCCTGATCTATGGCGACACCAGCGTCATCGCCCCGCTGATCAAGGCGCATCCGCGCCTGGAAGCAGCCTGCGAGCTGATCCATACCGACGTGGTCGTCCGCATGGACGACAAGCCGAGCCAGGCGCTGCGCGCCGGCCGGTGGAAGTCGAGCATGTGGAAGGCGATCGAGGCGGTGAAGACCGGCCAGGCGATGGCCTGCGTCTCGGCCGGCAATACCGGCGCGCTGATGGCCATGTCGCGCTTCTGCCTGCGCGGCCTCGGCGACGTGCAGCGGCCGGCCATCGCGGCCATCTGGCCGACGACGCGCGGCGAATCGATCGTGCTCGACGTGGGCGCGACGGTCGGCGCCGATGCCCGGCAGCTGGTCGATTTCGCCGTCATGGGTGCCGCCATGGCGAGCGCGGTGTTCGATCTTGAGCGCCCGAAGGTCGGCCTGCTCAATGTCGGCGTCGAGGAGATCAAGGGCGTCGAGCAGGTCAAGGACGCGGCCAAGATGCTGCGCGCGGCCAATCTGCCCGGTCTCGATTATGCCGGCTTCGTCGAAGGCGACGATATCGGCCGCGGCACCGTCGACGTGGTGGTCACCGAGGGCTTCGCCGGCAATATCGCCCTGAAGACCGCGGAAGGGACCGCCAAGCAGATCGCCCAGTATCTGCGCCAGGCGATGACCCGCAGCCTGCTCGCCAAGCTCGGCTATATCCTGGCGCGCAGCGCCTTCGACCGGCTGCGGGAGAAGATGGACCCGCGCAAGGTCAATGGCGGCGTGTTCCTCGGGCTCAACGGCATCGTCATCAAGAGCCATGGCGGCACCGATGCCGAAGGCTTCGCGAGCGCCGTCGAGCTCGGCTACGACATGGTCGTGAACGACCTGATGGCCAAGATCGCCCAGGGCATTTCGAATTATCACCGTGCCGGGGGCTCGCTCGACCTCGCGGTTGCGGAGGCAGGTGAGGATTGA
- a CDS encoding aspartate/glutamate racemase family protein: MTMTRQKTYYGVSVGILMVRSYFQRFVGDIGNALTWDFPVQYKIVHDATPARMTDLHNVDLLDAFKKAAQELIDSGVDGITTTCGFLSIYQKELAEFCTVPVATSSLLQVPMVQRLIPARKKVGILTYSAASLNGRYFEGVGVDPATPVAGMPADSEFVRSIRDGDDTVPFEVLKEEVLAATGRLLEREPEIGAIVSECTNLTPYSADIVARFGVPVYDAVTLVNWFHGGLRPRRFVQS; encoded by the coding sequence ATGACCATGACGCGCCAGAAGACCTATTACGGCGTCAGCGTCGGCATCCTGATGGTGCGCTCCTACTTTCAGCGCTTTGTCGGCGATATCGGCAACGCGCTGACCTGGGACTTCCCCGTCCAGTACAAGATCGTCCACGACGCCACACCGGCCCGGATGACCGACTTGCACAATGTCGATCTGCTCGACGCCTTCAAGAAGGCGGCGCAGGAGTTGATCGACAGTGGTGTCGACGGCATCACGACGACCTGCGGTTTTCTGTCGATTTACCAGAAGGAACTGGCCGAGTTCTGCACCGTACCGGTCGCCACAAGCAGCCTCCTGCAGGTGCCGATGGTCCAGCGCCTGATCCCGGCGCGCAAGAAGGTCGGCATTCTGACCTATTCGGCCGCCTCGCTGAACGGACGCTATTTCGAGGGCGTCGGCGTCGATCCCGCGACCCCGGTTGCCGGCATGCCGGCCGACAGCGAATTCGTCCGCTCGATCCGCGACGGCGACGACACCGTGCCGTTCGAGGTGCTGAAGGAGGAAGTGCTAGCCGCCACCGGCCGCCTCCTCGAGCGCGAGCCCGAGATCGGTGCGATCGTATCGGAATGCACCAATCTGACGCCCTACAGCGCCGACATCGTCGCCCGCTTCGGTGTGCCGGTCTATGACGCCGTCACGTTGGTCAACTGGTTCCACGGCGGCCTGCGCCCGCGCCGGTTCGTGCAGTCATGA
- a CDS encoding ubiquinol-cytochrome C chaperone family protein — protein sequence MLFGLFGRRIPESRQAVYGAIVAQARQPAFYLDHAVPDTVEGRFEMILVHATLMFHRLGREAPATRAAAQDVLDIFFTDMDRNLRELGVGDLSVGKKMKKLGMAYAGRSQAYSRAIAAGDATELTSAVLRNVYRGDAGAADPAARVAAYMLAATARLDGQSADDLIEARIVWPDPVSFADPNSRPTAPSPDAGAAPTPVSPS from the coding sequence ATGCTGTTCGGACTTTTCGGCCGACGCATTCCCGAGTCTCGCCAAGCGGTCTATGGCGCGATCGTGGCACAGGCGCGGCAGCCGGCCTTCTATCTCGATCACGCCGTGCCCGATACCGTGGAGGGCCGCTTCGAGATGATCCTGGTCCATGCCACGCTGATGTTCCACCGGCTCGGCCGGGAGGCGCCCGCCACGCGCGCTGCCGCCCAGGATGTGCTCGACATCTTCTTCACCGACATGGACCGCAATCTGCGCGAGCTCGGCGTCGGCGATCTTTCGGTCGGAAAGAAGATGAAGAAGCTCGGCATGGCCTATGCCGGCCGGTCCCAGGCCTACAGCCGCGCGATCGCGGCCGGCGATGCGACCGAACTGACGAGCGCGGTGCTGCGCAACGTCTATCGCGGCGATGCCGGAGCCGCCGATCCGGCGGCCCGCGTCGCCGCCTACATGCTCGCCGCCACCGCGCGGCTCGACGGCCAGTCCGCAGACGATCTCATCGAGGCGCGGATCGTCTGGCCGGATCCGGTCAGCTTCGCCGATCCCAATTCCCGTCCCACCGCGCCGAGCCCCGACGCCGGTGCCGCGCCGACCCCCGTGAGCCCGTCATGA